Genomic segment of Salvia hispanica cultivar TCC Black 2014 chromosome 2, UniMelb_Shisp_WGS_1.0, whole genome shotgun sequence:
cttaATCTAAAAAGATATTCACTCCCCCTCCATATCTTTCATAGATATCTTTTTGttgtctataaatatattaaattcacTCCCCCTCCATATCTTTCATAGATATCTTTTTGttgtctataaatatattaaatctttGATCATaactataatataaatacgCAGAGGTAGCTAGTTCGAAAATCCTAGATTTCCTAGATTGTTTGTTGGTTAcgtagaaaagaaaaaaatcctAGATTTTGTTGGTGGTTACGTAGAAAATATGGAGGGTCCGGGAGTGGAAAGAGAGATGACGGAGGAGGAGAAGATCGATGCGTGGCTTCCGATCACCTCTAGCCGGACGGCCAAGTGGTGGTACTCCACCTTCCACAACGTCACCGCCATGGTCGGTGCCGGCGTCCTTAGCCTGCCCTATGCCATGTCCAACATGGGATGGTACTTTTTCACTTTCACATtacttttgtttaatttttgtaactCTTTCTTCTTAAATCTAGTTCATCGTGTTTCAATTTAACTTTGTTGTCAATTTTTGggtgtataattatttttaacatttagtttgtgaaattttgtttattgttcCAGTTGAATGTTTCATATATCGGAATATAACGCTTTTAAggttcaaattttgataaaaaaaattctaataacAATTCATCACACTATAATAACTTTTTCATAGTTATGATTTTTACACGCACCAACTTAGTTTCGCTTCATCGTTTTTCTAAACTTGTCCGTTTTCTAGGGTTTTGTTAGTTAAGGGTCGAGTTTCACGTTCGGTTTTATTTATATAGGGGACCGGGTAGTGTGATCATGGTGCTATCGTGGATCATCACTTTGTACACGCTATGGCAAATGGTGCAGATGCACGAGATGGTTCCGGGCAAACGATTCGACCGGTACCATGAGTTAGGGCAACACGCCTTCGGCGAGAAGCTGGGGCTCTACATCGTGCTACCTCAACAAATAGTAGTGGAAGTTAGCACGTGCATCATCTACATGGTCACCGGCGGCAAGTCTCTGCAGAAATTCCACAACACCGTTTGTCCGAACTGCCACGACATCAAACTCACCTACTTCATCATGATGTTCGCCTCCGTCCAGTTTGTCCTCTCCTTTCTCCCCAACTTCAACTCCATCTCCGCAGTCTCCCTAGCTGCCGCTGTCATGTCCCTTGTGTAAGTTAACTTGTCTGCAAAACACTTTCTCCGTCTTCCATaaattgtctcatttcacttttatcatctCAGTTATTCCACAATCGCTTGGACCACGTCTCTGGCGAAGGGGGCGCCACAGCATGTGTCGTACGCGTTGAGGGGGAAGAACCCAATGGAGAATACTTTTAACTTCTTCAATGCGCTAGGTGACATCGCCTTCGCCTTTGCTGGCCACAACGTGGTGCTAGAGATTCAGGCGACCATCCCATCCACGCCGGAGAAACCGTCCAAGAAGCCAATGTGGAAGGGGGTGATCCTGGCCTATTTCGTGGTGTTCTTATGCTATTTCCCGGTTGCATTTTTAGGGTATTACGTATTTGGAGACACAGTCGATGACAACATTTTGATAACACTCGAGAAGCCTGCGTGGCTCATTGCATCTGCCAACATGTTTGTTTTCATCCATGTTGTCGGAGGCTACCAGGTTACATCTCCTTAAAAATTACCAActattgtatttatttatactccTTAATGGGACTCTTGAAATTTGATTGATGTTTTATATGTGTAGATATATGCAATGCCTGTTTTTGATATGATGGAGACTTTGTTGGTGAAGCAATTGAAGTTTAAGCCTTCGGGGGTACTACGTTTCACCACTCGTATGCTATATGTTGGTAAGGCTTCAATCTAAGAgatttttgtatttgtatttttatttgtttgtattttaatattggtGAATTTTTGCAGGCATAACCATGTTCATAGGCATGACGTTCCCCTTCTTTGGTGGTTTGCTTGGATTCTTTGGTGGATTTGCTTTGGCCCCAACAACATACTTTGTGAGTATAAGACACCAtacattttgagaaaataaaattgaaatacaaGGCATTCAAGTTCACACCATACTGTTTTTTCTGTTTGCAGCTTCCTTGCATCATCTGGCTCATTTTGAAGAAGCCCACGAGGTTTAGCTTCTCTTGGTTGATCAATTGGGTAagttttaaattgaatattatgatgATTTCTCACTTATTGATGGTTAATTGGTCTCACTTTTGTTGACTGTTTCAGATATTCATTGTGATTGGAGTTACACTGATGATTTTGGCACCAATTGGAGGGCTGAGGAACATAATTCTCTCTGCCAAAACTTACAAATTCTACCAATGATTTTTCAAGATCGAAAATAGTTTCTTGAACTTAAGAATTTTTCAGATACTTTATTTAGTTTTGCTCATAGTTAGGTTGAGCTTCCAGCCCTAGCATTTTATTGACTAGAACAGCATTTGTTAAGCTTAACTTATCATTTTTTGCATTTCTTTGGTATAGCtttgttgttgatgatgaatatttcaaattattcttAATGATTTCCCAAGTTATTTTTCGTTTGAGTTGCATTATATTCGACGAATAGTATAATAAGACGTTATTTCGACTACTAACTTCAATAGCAAAAATCAAACATGACGATTCGAAACTTTGCCTATATCTTTCAAATCGGTTTAGTTCAAAAGCAGTGAGCTTCTCCTGCATAAGCTAAAAAGACGTGTTCATAATCATCATCAATTTGTTTAAAAAGGGAGGAGAATGAAGAGCGTATTAGCaaccaataatttattaatagaaCTACTCAGAGCACAACAAACAGTATCCAAACCTGCTGTGGgagaaatgaagttcaacatCACATGGCCACTCCTCCATTAATGGATAGTACCTGTAAGATATAATTGAAAGTTAAAAGAGAGAGTGCTCGAATTCAAATCATATGTATAAAGCTTCGTTCAATAATAAAGTTGTCAAACTCGCGGCCTGGGGCAAAGGGCTGAAAATTTGTATGTTTAATAGAGATTAGTAAGCAGACATGTTAAGTTACCTGTCCGGTGATGTAAGCTGCTGCGGGGTTAAGTGCCAAGAACTCCACTAGCCCAGCAACTTCTTCTGGTTGGCCGTAGCGTCCTAGATTCAGGAGCATGGTGAGCTTTCATTTCTGTGCCAAAATATGGCCAGAGAGATGAATGATCTCAATTATGATCAGAAGAGTGCTCGCTTACCCAATGGGATGGCCTCTTGTATCTTCTTCTCGAAATCTTCTGCAAGCTTAGAAGTCATGTCGGAGGCTATGAATCCGGGAGCAACTGCATTTACCTGAAGTGGGAAGCatctataaaatttttgaaagtttAGGAATTCGGAAAGTTGGCTATGTAAGTAAGTCCTGCAAACTCACAGTGATGTTTCTGCTAGAGTACTCTTTGGCGACTGTCTTTGTGAATCCAATTACTCCTGCTTTAGCCGCGCTATAATTGGCTTGCCCAACATTTCCAACAAGACCAACAACAGACGAGATATTAATAATTCTTCCCTGCAGAGTAGGAAAGTAAGGAGAAGGTCTAACGCTCCACATGTTTAGTGAACTATGGCCAGGGCTGATTAGCAAACAAAGTGAGAGGAACAAGGAGAAGAAATATGCTTActtttctcttcctcatcattACTTTAGCAGCAGCctgcataaaattaaaatcctaggAATTAATTGCATGGATTTTGGAGTTAATCCTTGTGGTATACGGAGTATTTAAGAAGCCAACCTGCGTGCAGAGGAAAACTCCAGTGAGATTTAGATCAATGACCTCCTGCCACTGAGATTtcttcattctcatcaataatGTGTCTCTCGTTATACCTGAAACcttgaaaataaatctaaTGGTAGATTTGAAGACATAATAAGTATTTTTTCTACCTGCATTATTGATCATAACATCTATTGTTCCCCATGTATCAATTGCCTGCAAATTGCCAATATCACATAACTGAGGCAATGCTATATGCTCATAAGAAAACAACCAGCGCGACTAGACAAATCTCTCACAGTTTTAATCATAGACTCCACATCTGCTTCTTTTGAAACATCTCCACCAAAAGTAAGAGCCTGCCCACCAGATGCTTCTATCTGCaagaaataaactaatataaaattctaGTATTACGCAGACCAAAGGATATCAGCAGGTTTCAAAGCATGTGAACAAAAGGGGTGGAAATAAAGTTCTTATGGTATATCAACAACCCAAACTCGATCTAAAAAGTTGAGATGATAGTAAAAAgcaataaatatatcatacaTGGAAATAGTTTTAAATCATGGTAATGTCTTAGTTCTTTCCAGCAATAGCTCAAACAAAATACAGAGTCCAAATAAGCTAATATCAATTTCTCGGAGATTTAAGGGTTTCAGGAAGGAGATAATCATAATCCTGACAGTTTACATCTGAACATTGTTCACAGGTTTTcatcatttaaatatacagAATGCCTTATTTTTACCATTACCTCTTTGCAAACTTCTTCTGCCTCCTTGGATGACCTCGCATAATTAACCAGAACCTGCAGCAATTAATCGACAGTCAATTTGAGGGCACCGGTGACTCAACAGTCAACACACATGACTTTGTTTTGTTCTAGTTACCATCAACAATTAGTGTTTTAGCATTGGTTAAGCAGGTTTGATCCTCTAGTCATTACAACGTGTGATTAATACTACAAGCATCATTCCAGCAACCATTTGATGGACATTAAAAACAGATATCAATCACACCCCACGTCTTTCAACCAAAGTTTAAGCTAGCATACAGCATTGTCATTTGAAAGATGACATCCCAACTTTCGTGCTTGATAATCAATATCATTTATCATTATGATTAAGTTTGCCTTAATTccagtttatttaatttcacttGCAACATACAGTTTGCGAATTCATTAACCATTAATCCAATAATAAAAACAGCCAAcctaaaccaaaaaataactcaaagAAAGCAACCTTGCAACCAGATTTCCCCAAAGCCAGAGCAATTGCCTTGCCAATGCCTCTGGATGCTCCCGTGACAACTACAACAGGAGATTCCACATTCTGTGCTGCTTCAGttccaatattttcaattgttGAAGCTGCTGCCCTTATGCCTGCAACACGCAGTCCATTAAAATGATACCTCCTCTTTACGCTGTTGTCTAGTGATGCATTAAATTACATACTGTGAAGTCGCTATCCGTAAACACATAGGTTTGAAAATCCAATTAGTCTGTCTACAACAAAATGAATAGTGCTCCCTGAACGATACAACATACAAACAAAATCCATGGTTACGAACTTACATACATACACAGAAGAAACAGAGTTCTGTCAATGTTACTACGAGTTAAGTTAAGTCTACATCTCCGAAATCGAGAGCATATTATAATAGTAACACGTCGATATATGTGCAATAGACATCGGATCATGTGCCTCGTAAGATTGATTAGCATAACAAAGCCTGAAAAAAAGCTATTCGACATTTCATAATACCCGACGAGAAGGATCTAGCGGATCGGTGCTGAAATTTGAGAGAATCGGGGAACTTCACTGGAGACGGCGACGATACATCCCGGAAATTGGCTAGTTTCTTCAGTGAAACTCCGGCGGACTTGAAAACGGCGACGGCCGATCCAGCCACGGCAGCAGCATCCATCTCCGGAGAGCTCCGAGGAAGCTGGAAATGGAGAAGACGGAGAGATATTCGCCACCGGCGAAATGAGACGTCGGAGTGATTTTGCGGTGGCAGTGTCAGTTTCAGAGACTCAGAGTCGAGTGGCCGCTGAATTCAACGCTTCTTTGTTAGGTGGAATAATTGTTCCGGTTTGgataattgtgaatttgtgatttattagtaaaataattatcCTTTCCTCCTGAACCTGTCCTTGAacattaatattctaaataaagttaaaaataattctgattatttaccaaaaaatgaaagttgcgtaacttttttaacaccttttattaattttaataatatttttaatactataattctAAATTTACGTCACACTTCACACAGATTTAACGAGTTCATCATTTGAGCATGAATGACAAACATGAGCTTAGttgatgattttaaattttttggagTTTGGTATTAAGACAacttgattaaataatttatagagaaaactgaaatatAAAACCTATATTGATTTCATTAAGCAAATCAAACTGAAATATAAAACCTATATTCGAGATAGTTTATTTCTGAacaagtaatttatttaattatttcatgtgTGGTGTGTCAAATACTACTATCTCCATAAACTAATGAATTGTGGAGGTAGttattcttcaattaataGTGATCATCAATCTTTTAGTTTGTTCATTTatcaccaaattaaacttgagTGGAACACTTAGCtaattaaactttattttgCTGATAGCAAAATCCCATCAAAAAGCAATAATTACCATTTACCACTTATGAAGGAGAAAGTCTACTGGTTTATCCATTACGATCGGatattaatttacatttatgCATCTCATTACCTACCAATTATGACATGGCTATGCATCTCctgtaattattttatgatgtgTTAAATCACTATtacatccatttttttttaatttttaacaaactcaattaaaactttatgattaaaattgagTGTTTAGAAgcaaaatggaaagaaaaaaagagaggagaaaatagaagaaagtAAGGATagcaaaagaataaaatacgagtagtaaattttttactaaaaatgaaatactactagtaattactacttaattaattatgatgggacgaagaattaaaattttcattttaaacgTGCAATTGGTGCACTATGtgttctattaaaatattactagtacaaTCTAAAATTTATAGGTATATCAACATAATTTCTTGAGTAGGACAAGagataagaaaaacaaaacaaagtaaagaagagtgaaaaaataagaaaatgagtttttacagtaagaaagaaacaaaaagaagagaagCTAGCACAGTGGTGCAGTAAACGAAGCTAAAGAGCATCGCCATTGTAATCTATAAATGTGGTTTCCAGTTAATAATAAcggaaagtaaaataatttcgTCTTCCTTCTTCGCATTCTACTCTTCCACCTTGCTGCTGCGGTGAAgttggcggcggcggcggcggtgttgCTGCTCcatatttcacttttctcTTCACGTGAAAATTAGTTGCACCTATTTTTTCCCTTAGTTTTAACTTTTAGCTGAAGGTTCTAGGGTTCTGCTTTTGGGTTGCACTTTAATCGCAACTGATTTTGGAAGTATTTTGATCCAGACAGTTCTCCGCAGATCTAGTTCATTTTGCTGAGCGTAATTTTGAGAGGTTCGAgggttttgggggttttgaGGTAGATAATTGTGAATGACATTTGTTTACGTGTAAATGAGTTTGTTTACACTTAGGAGTTGCTCGAATTTTGTGCAGGAGTTGAAGGTTACGTAATTGTTTTAGGTGCTGTTTGAGAGCTGTGGATATTTGAGTACATTGTTTTGAACTAAGGTGATAGTTCGGAGTTAGGGATTTAGCATTGTCACAGAATTTTGGGTGGTTTGTGTGAAGAGTGAATTTGATTCATTTCCTTGGCTGCAATGCAAAAGTGGAGAGGTTTTCGGTTGTTTATTGAGTAAGGGAGGGAGATTGTGTAATATGCATAAGAAATCAGGATCATCTGGTgtaattttttcatgattttcaGCTCGGGTGGTTTAGTGGAGGTGTTTGATTGAATTTATTGGTtgaggttttaaaaaatgccTCCTTCTCCGGTGATGAGAGTTTCACCTGGGAGGGGGCTGAAGGCTGAGAATCACAGGAGAGGGCGTAGCCTCGAGAGTGGGATTGTTTATCGACACAAGGAAGATGATCTTGCTCTGTTCAATGATGTGCGGAACAAAGAAAGAGACTGTTTCTTGCTTCAGTCGAATGACAACTTTGACGACTTCTTTAGTAAATTCTTGACACCCCCATTATGTGCTAGTAGATTTACTTGAGATACATTAGTTATGCTTTTGGCATGTCTCCTTTAAGTTTTTATGCTGTTTCACTTACAGTTTGCGTTTGTTTATGGAATTGGCAGCAACAAAGTTGAGAGACATATCAGTTCATAAGCTTGAAGGATCCACTCCTGCTCGAGGAGAGAGTAGTGACCTGCTCAGTGCAGAGCGAGATAAAAATGACTATGATTGGTCAGTCGTTTTGCTATCCTTAGGAAGTAGTCCTTTATGACTTATGTTCAGTTTCTTTAATGTATTTTTGGAACTGGTTATAGTTTTGGTGATATCAGGAATGAATAGATGTGCAACCATAGctatattttctcattaatcCAGCATCTGAAACAAAACTTTTTCTTCCTGTGTGACTGTGGAGGTTGATTGTGATTTAATAACTTGCTGGATTTAGTATATTGGACTTATTTGTTCTTAATATGCTGTCATTGATAATAGGTTGATAACCCCTCCAGAAACACCTCTCTTTCGTTCTCTGAATGATGAGGTGCAACCAGTTAAACCTGCACCTAGGGGCAGGCCAAGGAGTCAACCTGTTTCAGTCTCACGATCACCTACGGTAACTTTACAACCAGTCTCATGATTCATGTTCTCCTAGTCCTAATCTGTATTTGtcttaaaatgattttaaattgtctTTGATGTTTAGATGGAAAAAGATTACAGAAGTGGTAGAGGCAAAGCAAGTCCTCATCGCCTCAGCCCATCACCACGGTCTGGAAATAGTACATTGCAATCTCGAGGCAGGCCATTTTCTGCCTCTTGTTCAAGCCCACCTCCTACCATGCAGCATCCTTCACCAGCTAGGAGATCATCTCCTTCACCAACTAAACAAACATCTGGTCCAAGGTCTAGTTCGCCAACACCTAGGAGAATAAGTACTGGTTCTACTGGTGCTTCTTCCCCATCAAGAGTGAGAGGTTCCTCCCCAATCAAGACGAGTCAGGGGAACTCTGTTTCACCAAAAATAAAGGCGTGGCAGGCTAACATTCCTGGATTTTCCTCAGAGGTGCCTCCTAATCTTTGTACCTCACTGGCAGATAGGCCAGCTTCTCATGTCAGAAGTTCCTCGCCAGCATCTAGAAATAGCTCCAGGTATGGCAGGCAATCAATGTCTCCGGTTGCCTCCAGGAGTGTTGCTTCATCGCACAGCCATGACCAGGATCAATTTAGTCGCTACAGCAAAGATTCAGTTGCATCGTCTGGTGACAATGCCACCAACTTTTCCAGAAAACCGTCACAAAATTTAGCAAGTTCTGCTCCTAAAAGATCCTTTGATTTGGTCAGCCAACTGGTAGGCACCTTTCTCATTTTAGTTCTATTAAGTTATTTCTTTATATGTGGAAACTATTTCTGCACTTCTATCATTGGTCTTGCATGTGTTCAtgctttgattattttttaaatggttTATCTTGAGCATCTATTATTTTCTACAAGTTGGTATTTGATTTCCCACTTTCTATGTGACGCCACTCAAATTTTTAGTAACCCTGTCACTTTTAGTTGAACCAATAAAATCTCGACTTAGCTTTTGATAATACTCTGGAGTAGATATATGAGAAAACAGTGTGCCTTTGAGTTTGATAATTGGGGTTAAGCAAATGGAAGAATAACTAGTTCTGTTCTGGCCACTGCAGTATTATCTGTTAGGTTCCAGAAAGTGCTGCTGAAACTGCATTAGTAGTGTTTTGATGTATCCTTGCTTATCCATTACCATGTGCAGGATCGCAAGGGCCCTCACAATATGTTCAGGCCTCTGTTGTCCAGTGTTCCCAGTTCGACATTCCATGCAGGAAAAGTAATTGCACATCAACGTTGTCTGATGTCCAGAAATTCTTCCATGACAACTAGCAGCAGTGCTAGTTATGATCAAGCTGCAAGTGGTGCCCATGACCCTGAAGGTATTGAGCTAAATCGGGACGATGTAACGAGTGACTGTGTGAGGGGAAACCACCCAGTTATGGATGATGAATTATTTGTCATGGAGCATGCTGATGATATAAATGAAGATATTGAGAATAGAATCATGGATGACTCACCTAGAAGTCAGCATCGTGAAAATGATGCCCCACCTTTAGGCGTTTCTACATTGAATGTTGGAAGCAGCAATGAATTTGATTGTTTGGATGCTAACAGCGCCCCAGATACTGTAAGATGCTCAAAGTGTGGTCACGTGTTCCGCTCAGCTGAAGTGAAGGAAGAAGATCGGCAACTTTGTCTGGAGTGCAAATGTTTGGAAGTGCGTTCAACTATTATGGATCTGGATCCATCAAACATGGTGATGGTTGGTCAGAACAATACTTGGGAAGATGTTCAAATTATAGAACATGGATCACAAGAGGTTTTAGACCAACTTATGTGCAATGGTCTGACAAAGAAATATAATCTTGACACTCAAATTTCGTACAGTGGCTCAAGTCAGAGTTTTTGTGTAGAGCTGTTTGAGGAAGGGGAGCCTACTTTAGCTAGCGAGAAAGTGATAGAGCAGCTGATAAGTGGCCACAAGGGTTATGAGGTTAACTCAAGCTCAAGGCTTAATGTTTCAGATGGTGCAGGAATATCTTTGTTGCTGAAGAGATCAAGCAGTGCTGAAAGGCATGTTGTCCAAAGCAGGAGCTTCACTGCAAGTACCATCAGCTGCGATGATTTCTCCTATGTACCAGAGAGTTTAAATAGCATGAGGAGCTCCACTGGGGTCACCAGTGTTTCAGTATCATCGTCAATTGATCTGGGGTCCTCTAGGCAGGCAGAATTTCGTAATTCTTGGCAATCAAGTGGTCATAAATCAGATActgaaaattttcgatatgaGTTGCCTTCCAAGTTCAAAAGGTCTGTCTCATCCGCATCAAGTGCTTCGGGCCATATATCTCAGGTCCGAAGTTCAACACCAGGTTGTCATCAAGATAATTTTGAGGAAACACGCTTAGATCCCCGTGAACAGTCAGTGGCTTCTGAATTCACAGAAGCAGAAAGCACTTGCAGTAATATTGAAAGCAACATTGTCTTAGAAGCCGCCACAGAACTGCCAAGCTGTTTGATGGATGACCATTCAGGAGAAACTTCAGTCAATTCAGCATTAACTTCTCAAGAGCCAAGGCCACATGAGAACAGGGACAACTCTATGGGTAATTCCCATTACCTGTCAATTACGGAAACTTCATCCGCACAGTTGCGGACCTCTAATCAAGTGGATGATGCCTCACCAATTTCATGTGCAGATATGGTGGGTGCTGCAGAATTTCTCAATCCAAATTCTTTTAACGCAATATCGGAAAATGAAATAGGGAACGGTGATTCTGCATATTACGGTTCACATTCCAATGTTGATTCCCCTAAATCAAAAGGCTGCACTGGTGTCCAAGATGCTAGTGCTGTAAAAGTATCTTCCaaggaatttgaaatttcacaTCAAGCACACATTGCTCTGGGTACGTACTTACCAGCTGgttcctttattttttatgtgttcGTTCCTCTTTATTCAATCACTGTGGCGAACGTAGAACCGTAATGtgcaaattttattgattctcAGCTGCTTTCCTGATAAAATTGAGCAGGTGGAATTTTTCCATGTGGATATGTCTGCTTTCTTACATGTTTGTGCATCCAAAGTGAAAAACATGCAGTTGATGCATTatgtattcaaatttataattttatgtggTTAGGtggtaaatattttgtttcgGTCGATCCATCCCTAATTATCTAGGATCGACTGATTCCTCTCAAGCATTTAATAGAGATTTCTTGGAAATGAACAAATAATCAGATTCATATTCCTCAATGCTTCTTATTATTCGTTTAATCAGGAACACTTTATGATCTTAGCTTCACATGTATCTCGCTTTCTTCATTTCCTCATCCCATTAGAACGT
This window contains:
- the LOC125207351 gene encoding uncharacterized protein LOC125207351 isoform X1, whose translation is MPPSPVMRVSPGRGLKAENHRRGRSLESGIVYRHKEDDLALFNDVRNKERDCFLLQSNDNFDDFFTTKLRDISVHKLEGSTPARGESSDLLSAERDKNDYDWLITPPETPLFRSLNDEVQPVKPAPRGRPRSQPVSVSRSPTMEKDYRSGRGKASPHRLSPSPRSGNSTLQSRGRPFSASCSSPPPTMQHPSPARRSSPSPTKQTSGPRSSSPTPRRISTGSTGASSPSRVRGSSPIKTSQGNSVSPKIKAWQANIPGFSSEVPPNLCTSLADRPASHVRSSSPASRNSSRYGRQSMSPVASRSVASSHSHDQDQFSRYSKDSVASSGDNATNFSRKPSQNLASSAPKRSFDLVSQLDRKGPHNMFRPLLSSVPSSTFHAGKVIAHQRCLMSRNSSMTTSSSASYDQAASGAHDPEGIELNRDDVTSDCVRGNHPVMDDELFVMEHADDINEDIENRIMDDSPRSQHRENDAPPLGVSTLNVGSSNEFDCLDANSAPDTVRCSKCGHVFRSAEVKEEDRQLCLECKCLEVRSTIMDLDPSNMVMVGQNNTWEDVQIIEHGSQEVLDQLMCNGLTKKYNLDTQISYSGSSQSFCVELFEEGEPTLASEKVIEQLISGHKGYEVNSSSRLNVSDGAGISLLLKRSSSAERHVVQSRSFTASTISCDDFSYVPESLNSMRSSTGVTSVSVSSSIDLGSSRQAEFRNSWQSSGHKSDTENFRYELPSKFKRSVSSASSASGHISQVRSSTPGCHQDNFEETRLDPREQSVASEFTEAESTCSNIESNIVLEAATELPSCLMDDHSGETSVNSALTSQEPRPHENRDNSMGNSHYLSITETSSAQLRTSNQVDDASPISCADMVGAAEFLNPNSFNAISENEIGNGDSAYYGSHSNVDSPKSKGCTGVQDASAVKVSSKEFEISHQAHIALEESHSILEDTSQAKAKTLTLEEAADAILFCSSIIHNLAYEAANIAIDREALSGEAPRPAVMLLGKSNFERRDARPIKRGFRSQKARKQSLEAETAPSSCNAESDEKSSPCTVGVSDDGAPYNGDSMKPPPKLESKCNCLIM
- the LOC125205728 gene encoding lysine histidine transporter 1-like, giving the protein MEGPGVEREMTEEEKIDAWLPITSSRTAKWWYSTFHNVTAMVGAGVLSLPYAMSNMGWGPGSVIMVLSWIITLYTLWQMVQMHEMVPGKRFDRYHELGQHAFGEKLGLYIVLPQQIVVEVSTCIIYMVTGGKSLQKFHNTVCPNCHDIKLTYFIMMFASVQFVLSFLPNFNSISAVSLAAAVMSLVYSTIAWTTSLAKGAPQHVSYALRGKNPMENTFNFFNALGDIAFAFAGHNVVLEIQATIPSTPEKPSKKPMWKGVILAYFVVFLCYFPVAFLGYYVFGDTVDDNILITLEKPAWLIASANMFVFIHVVGGYQIYAMPVFDMMETLLVKQLKFKPSGVLRFTTRMLYVGITMFIGMTFPFFGGLLGFFGGFALAPTTYFLPCIIWLILKKPTRFSFSWLINWIFIVIGVTLMILAPIGGLRNIILSAKTYKFYQ
- the LOC125205729 gene encoding 3-oxoacyl-[acyl-carrier-protein] reductase 4-like — its product is MDAAAVAGSAVAVFKSAGVSLKKLANFRDVSSPSPVKFPDSLKFQHRSARSFSSGIRAAASTIENIGTEAAQNVESPVVVVTGASRGIGKAIALALGKSGCKVLVNYARSSKEAEEVCKEIEASGGQALTFGGDVSKEADVESMIKTAIDTWGTIDVMINNAGITRDTLLMRMKKSQWQEVIDLNLTGVFLCTQAAAKVMMRKRKGRIINISSVVGLVGNVGQANYSAAKAGVIGFTKTVAKEYSSRNITVNAVAPGFIASDMTSKLAEDFEKKIQEAIPLGRYGQPEEVAGLVEFLALNPAAAYITGQVLSINGGVAM
- the LOC125207351 gene encoding uncharacterized protein LOC125207351 isoform X2; translation: MPPSPVMRVSPGRGLKAENHRRGRSLESGIVYRHKEDDLALFNDVRNKERDCFLLQSNDNFDDFFTTKLRDISVHKLEGSTPARGESSDLLSAERDKNDYDWLITPPETPLFRSLNDEVQPVKPAPRGRPRSQPVSVSRSPTMEKDYRSGRGKASPHRLSPSPRSGNSTLQSRGRPFSASCSSPPPTMQHPSPARRSSPSPTKQTSGPRSSSPTPRRISTGSTGASSPSRVRGSSPIKTSQGNSVSPKIKAWQANIPGFSSEVPPNLCTSLADRPASHVRSSSPASRNSSRYGRQSMSPVASRSVASSHSHDQDQFSRYSKDSVASSGDNATNFSRKPSQNLASSAPKRSFDLVSQLDRKGPHNMFRPLLSSVPSSTFHAGKVIAHQRCLMSRNSSMTTSSSASYDQAASGAHDPEGIELNRDDVTSDCVRGNHPVMDDELFVMEHADDINEDIENRIMDDSPRSQHRENDAPPLGVSTLNVGSSNEFDCLDANSAPDTVRCSKCGHVFRSAEVKEEDRQLCLECKCLEVRSTIMDLDPSNMVMVGQNNTWEDVQIIEHGSQEVLDQLMCNGLTKKYNLDTQISYSGSSQSFCVELFEEGEPTLASEKVIEQLISGHKGYEVNSSSRLNVSDGAGISLLLKRSSSAERHVVQSRSFTASTISCDDFSYVPESLNSMRSSTGVTSVSVSSSIDLGSSRQAEFRNSWQSSGHKSDTENFRYELPSKFKRSVSSASSASGHISQVRSSTPGCHQDNFEETRLDPREQSVASEFTEAESTCSNIESNIVLEAATELPSCLMDDHSGETSVNSALTSQEPRPHENRDNSMDMVGAAEFLNPNSFNAISENEIGNGDSAYYGSHSNVDSPKSKGCTGVQDASAVKVSSKEFEISHQAHIALEESHSILEDTSQAKAKTLTLEEAADAILFCSSIIHNLAYEAANIAIDREALSGEAPRPAVMLLGKSNFERRDARPIKRGFRSQKARKQSLEAETAPSSCNAESDEKSSPCTVGVSDDGAPYNGDSMKPPPKLESKCNCLIM